The following proteins are co-located in the Blastocatellia bacterium genome:
- a CDS encoding 2-hydroxyacyl-CoA dehydratase family protein has translation AGQGDMRDYFARQLGVPTLYIESDLEDPRYFAEAQIRNRLDAYFEALEHHQRNQRHRPGDARGSLS, from the coding sequence GCCGGTCAGGGTGACATGCGGGATTACTTTGCGCGGCAGCTCGGTGTGCCGACGCTCTATATCGAGTCGGACCTGGAGGACCCGCGGTATTTCGCGGAAGCGCAGATTCGGAATCGCCTGGATGCCTATTTCGAGGCGCTCGAACATCACCAAAGGAACCAACGGCACCGACCCGGAGATGCGAGGGGTAGCCTTTCCTGA